GACGGCTCGGGGCCTTCCCGACTCCCGCGAGACGGGGACACGACGGCTCGAGCGCCCGCTCCGCACGGCAACGACATCGACCGGCCCTCGGGGGGGGGGGCTGACCCGCCCCCACCGCGAGGGCCTTCTTCTCGGACTAGGCAACCTTAAACGCGGAGGTCGaagtgggctgggggaggggggaaagaggcacgCGCCTTCTCCGCCCCCTGCCGCGGGAGCATCGGACGTGCTAGAGGAGACGGCGACCCGCCGAGGCGGGCGCGACCTCGGGACCGAAGCCCCTCGCCGGGGCGGCTCGCTCGGCAGCAGGCGGCGGTGCGGCAACGGAAAGCCGAGCTGACAGCTGCTGCGGCGGCGtccggcagggagcgggacacggcccTCCCTGCCACCACGCGCCTCTCTCGCTCTTCTCGGGGTGGGGGCCGACCCGGGCGGGTGCGACCGCTCCCTCTCTCTCGCCTTCTCTTCCCCGACTCGGctctgccgccccgccgcccggcgcTGCTCGCGGCCGGCACCCACGGGCACACGGACCGAGGCCGGCACCGGCGCCTCGCGTGGTTTAGGACACCTGAGAGCTCGCGGGGCCACGCGGCCGTCACACAACGCGGTTCGGTAAGGAAGCCCGGAGCAGCCCCGCGCTGCGTCGGGGCCGGGCGGACGACACCTCGTACGCGACGGGAGCGCGAACTGGAAAGGAGACCGCCCGGCCTGAACACCGGACACCGCCGCAACCTCCTCCCCTGACggggaaaggcacagaggcgCCGGCCCGCCGGGGGCCCTTTCCGACGCGACCCGAACAGCCCCAtcgatcaggaaaaaaaaaaaaaaaaaataaaacaaaaaaaaagcggcgggccgagagagagagagagacaggcgCGGAGCCCGGACGGCCGGCTGCTCTCTCTGCAATGCGACCCGCCTTAGTGCCTCATCGATCAGGAAAGGGAGCCCGCCAAGGGCCGAGGGAGAGAGAAGGACACCGAGTCGAGGTCGGTCGGTCGGCCGAGGTGCCTGAGACAGCGACGGTCACGCGCCCGCGCGCGTGCCCTAGCCCTGGGAGTTTCGAGCGGAGCCGGACGGCGTCCGCGAGAGCCCCACCGCCGCCGCGCTGAGCCGGGGAGGCTGCGTCTGCTCGCGAGCGCTCCTCTGGAAGCGGCTGCCCCCTCTCTCCTACCATACGGACCTACAAGACCGCGCCCCCTCGCGTCTGCAGGACTCGCTCAGTCCCTTCACCGGGGTGGCGCGCTCGAGCGAGCCGAGTTTTACCTCGACGTAACGGGAGGTAGCGACAAAACAGCGACCGCTCAGGAGGctccggagggggggggggggcgcaggcgAGCCCGTCTACCTCAACCGCTCTGCAGCAGCCGAAAACCGACTGAGTCCTCGCGGGTCGCCGGTAGACCTCGGATCCGAGCGGGGCGGCGCAGGCGGCGCCGTCTACCGAGCCGCTGCGGACACGGAAACTGGGCCGGCCCGGGAATTTGGAGTGGACCGGACCGGATCGCACTGCATCGGACCggacgggaaaggaccggaccgcaccggaccggaccggaccggtgggaaaggactgaactgaactggaccggaccggaccggaccggcgggaaaggaccggaccgcaccggaccggaccggaccggtgggaaaggactgaactgaactggaccggaccggcgggaaaggactgaactgaaccggaccgcaccggaccggcgggaaaggcctgaactgaactggaccggaccggaccggaccggaccggtgggaaaggactgaactgaactggaccggaccggaccggaccggcgggaaaggactgaactggaccggaccggaccggaccggaccggcgggaaaggactgaactgaactggaccggaccggaccggaccggtgggaaaggactgaactgaaccggaccggaccggaccggaccggcgggaaaggcctgaactgaactgaactggaccggaccggaccggaccggcgggaaaggactgaactgaactggaccggaccggaccggacgggcgggaaaggactgaactgaaccgaaccggaccgcaccggaccggaccggaccggaccggaccgcaccggaccggaccggcggggctcggacggacccggcgtccggccgcgctcgcgagagggtcgacctgccggggcaggagggctgagcgtcctgctgcgttttacgcggccccccggcaagttctcgaggttgaagggcgtgcgatacgctggtcgccccgtccctcttgtcccgaccctagggttcggcgccgacgtggtgtttttcctctccgctgctgaggagcaacgacagaacccgagggagggagggagggaaaggcgggaacaaggagccgggggacgttgaggtcggacggtcggaaatcacacacacacacacacaggaaaaaaaaaaaaaaaaaaaaaaaaagcaaaaacaaggctcttcgccccgagggcggcagagcaccgccacgggccccggcggagaggcggtcacggccccgagcccgtcctgctcttcgagaagcggctggatgacggaggctgggaacggcggggcggttggtcctacgcagggacaggatctggacgcgaccgagcgagcctctcgcgggtggctgcgggatagtgtacgcgactctacgagtcgagcttttcgaccctcgcgatccgtgcacacgctcggcgagtccgtgtctggagtttcggggctcgcgagtggcgtggggatgcgggtttcgtggcggtgttttattttttttttggtgggggtttatttcggcaggggcggcggggtcgtggtggtgtcgtcgtgccccccacccgcacctgccgccgccgccgccgccgtataatttcacttcgtcttccggctcagactgcacggcgagcacaaacaccccccctccccgcccccaccccaaagcgcggtctctcccgccctcgccttgccccccgccccctccggcccacccgcgggaagggccggagggggtcggcaactgcgcgcgccgcgcatgcgcgctctccccgccgcccggcaaccggccccctgccccccgccaggtgcccaacggtcagtcgctcggagtcaagcccgccgggcgggcggtcgcggggaggccagcgcaggagcgtcttgccgatcggccgaggaaccccgcgcgcgggtaggcagggaggcaggcgggccgggacggggggacggggacgcggtgtctctatgcctccccggggggaggcaaagccgctggcggggtcggtttcttcttcagcccgcggccggggcgggcagcgggccgagggaccgagcgagcgagccaccgaggaagaagcgcgggaggcggcagcacgggcaggtgagggggttaggcctccgacagcggggctgagaaaccgcgggacgcccgcgtgccccccccccccgccctccgtccacccccccgcgccgtccacccccgtccaccccgggcacggagccggcagggacgccccggcttcccgggggggaggcgaactcgctggcgaaaggccggggcggggggtggggaggaactctgggcgcggatgggcggccgggctcgctgcggcggactggggcgggcaggcggtggttggggccggggaaggccgccgcctgtgctcggtccgtagcccaccggcaacggggggggggggttaaaaaaaaagggggggcggggggggtgtgtgtgaagtcggtgacagaaaccgaaagcgtaaattcaaaaaaaaaaggcggctggagaaaaggcatacgtacgtctacaagccaaaccaaaccaaaaacgaacggtcggtagaaagaaaacgaagacgtaaaacaaacaaaaaaaccacacacacacacacacaaaaccaaacaattgacagataaataaataaatagtcaaaaaagcaaaaggaaaataaaaaaggctacccgaagacgggagaataaagaagaaaggggggagcgggcggggtgtgcgtgccttt
Above is a genomic segment from Patagioenas fasciata isolate bPatFas1 chromosome 7, bPatFas1.hap1, whole genome shotgun sequence containing:
- the LOC136103156 gene encoding uncharacterized protein, with protein sequence MRPALVPHRSGKGARQGPREREGHRVEVGRSAEPWEFRAEPDGVRESPTAAALSRGGCVCSRALLWKRLPPLSYHTDLQDRAPSRLQDSLSPFTGVARSSEPSFTSTLGTAGRLVLRRDRIWTRPSEPLAGGCGIVYATLRVELFDPRDPCTRSASPCLEFRGSRVAWGCGFRGGVLFFFWWGFISAGAAGSWWCRRAPHPHLPPPPPPYNFTSSSGSDCTASTNTPPPRPHPKARSLPPSPCPPPPPAHPREGPEGVGNCARRACALSPPPGNRPPAPRQVPNGQSLGVKPAGRAVAGRPAQERLADRPRNPARGPRPGRAAGRGTERASHRGRSAGGGSTGRAVPGLQDSLAVMVSGNNFTICQVLKLPNSQGYKADGWNHTSCFSTFTFQEAAELWQGVAVCTENMVVKVHHGDAHTAQSQPLKNIKANTGLAAPQRKMKVAVLSVALLFTILLCTPEDAQAFPGTLLEASGGSLLHLPLSVRVDDVLQQKHQVPDLPDAEVLVHPSPPLLN